A single Phoenix dactylifera cultivar Barhee BC4 chromosome 1, palm_55x_up_171113_PBpolish2nd_filt_p, whole genome shotgun sequence DNA region contains:
- the LOC103706556 gene encoding uncharacterized protein LOC103706556 isoform X2 has translation MVSMVDVENKVVWEGEDDLMSSIQKKAREYSDPSKQIFVGTEESFSGQMNDGKCMEYPFNIPADEIKLGENETVFCTEKTVTEIELPEMIGCYKDGAFNNIKDICVDEGICSLEKILVENDESSQLFPSSFNYPVASGNSALSKEMADAAATTADDFKSTSREHVTSVDKDGEEQHASGSLSKVGAKFDTANPFLSDISDENISLKQYLPLHEFEIDPKQVEPTNIDCSDDHKHSSESLSEVGDEFRSTNPFLCDIPDETISFKHFLSLQEIETDPQQVEPTNFDCNTEQLADRQKFNQGALEEECFITTAVPSDARQSNNSCGSKENVTICLSQGTVEEGCLISTSALSDVRESGKSTGVKESPAKSLSEDTLQEGCFTSASSDVAESEESRETKENPSNNLSPGLLKDVCSPDTAVPSDAKEANQSSGTMGNPANAELESGVSGAASISGQEESSQKIDRQKDGQAKSDPVTGPIASSGHIPYSGSISLRSDSSTTSTRSFAFPILQSEWNSSPVKMAKADHSHLRKHRGWRAKFSHSRCSVSNAIQKSNPRIIFKWCFQCPQQ, from the exons ATGGTTAGCATGGTGGATGTAGAGAACAAGGTGGTATGGGAAGGAGAAGATGATCTTATGTCATCTATACAGAAAAAGGCTCGTGAATACTCAGATCCATCAAAGCAAATTTTTGTGGGCACTGAAGAGTCCTTTAGTGGACAGATGAATGATGGTAAATGTATGGAATATCCATTTAACATTCCTGCTGATGAAATTAAATTGGGTGAAAATGAGACAGTTTTTTGCACTGAGAAAACTGTTACTGAAATTGAACTGCCAGAGATGATAGGCTGTTATAAAGATGGTGCCTTTAACAATATAAAGGACATATGTGTTGATGAAGGGATATGTTCCCTTGAAAAGATTTTGGTGGAAAATGATGAGTCAAGCCAGCTGTTTCCTTCTAGTTTTAATTATCCCGTGGCAAGTGGAAATAGTGCTCTGAGCAAAGAAATGGCAGATGCTGCTGCAACCACTGCAGATGATTTCAAGTCTACATCACGTGAGCATGTTACTTCTGTTGACAAGGATGGAGAGGAGCAACATGCTTCTGGGAGTTTATCCAAAGTTGGAGCTAAGTTTGATACAGCTAATCCATTCTTAAGTGATATATCTGATGAGAATATCAGTCTAAAACAATACCTCCCTCTGCATGAGTTTGAAATAGACCCTAAGCAAGTGGAGCCAACCAATATTGACTGCAGCGATGATCATAAACATTCTTCTGAGAGTTTATCTGAAGTTGGAGATGAGTTTCGTTCAACTAATCCATTCTTATGTGATATACCTGATGAGACAATCAGTTTTAAGCACTTCCTCTCTCTGCAAGAGATTGAAACGGATCCCCAGCAAGTGGAGCCTACCAATTTTGACTGCAACACTGAGCAACTGGCTGATCGTCAAAAATTTAATCAG GGTGCACTGGAAGAGGAGTGCTTTATAACCACAGCTGTGCCATCTGATGCCAGACAATCCAACAACAGCTGTGGGTCCAAGGAAAATGTTACTATTTGTTTATCACAGGGCACAGTGGAAGAGGGGTGCTTGATATCCACATCTGCTTTATCTGATGTCAGAGAGTCTGGGAAGAGCACTGGGGTCAAGGAAAGTCCTGCTAAAAGTTTGTCAGAGGATACATTGCAAGAGGGCTGCTTCACATCGGCTTCATCTGATGTCGCTGAGTCTGAGGAAAGCAGGGAAACCAAGGAAAATCCCAGTAACAATTTATCACCGGGTCTGTTAAAAGATGTTTGCTCTCCGGATACAGCTGTGCCATCTGATGCCAAAGAGGCCAACCAAAGCAGTGGGACCATGGGAAATCCTGCTAATGCTGAGTTGGAAAGTGGAGTCTCCGGAGCAGCATCCATAAGTGGCCAGGAGGAGAGCAGCCAGAAAATAGACCGGCAGAAAGATGGACAGGCTAAAAGTGATCCGGTAACTG GCCCAATTGCATCATCAGGGCATATACCATATTCAGGTAGCATTTCTCTTCGGTCTGATAGTAGCACAACCAGCACACGTTCCTTTGCATTTCCCAT ACTACAGTCAGAGTGGAACAGCAGCCCGGTCAAAATGGCAAAAGCAGATCATAGTCATTTGAGGAAGCACCGAGGTTGGAGG GCCAAATTTTCTCACTCCAGATGTTCAGTCTCTAATGCTATCCAGAAGTCTAATCCAAGAATAATCTTCAAATGGTGCTTCCAATGTCCCCAGCagtaa
- the LOC103706556 gene encoding uncharacterized protein LOC103706556 isoform X1, whose product MVSMVDVENKVVWEGEDDLMSSIQKKAREYSDPSKQIFVGTEESFSGQMNDGKCMEYPFNIPADEIKLGENETVFCTEKTVTEIELPEMIGCYKDGAFNNIKDICVDEGICSLEKILVENDESSQLFPSSFNYPVASGNSALSKEMADAAATTADDFKSTSREHVTSVDKDGEEQHASGSLSKVGAKFDTANPFLSDISDENISLKQYLPLHEFEIDPKQVEPTNIDCSDDHKHSSESLSEVGDEFRSTNPFLCDIPDETISFKHFLSLQEIETDPQQVEPTNFDCNTEQLADRQKFNQGALEEECFITTAVPSDARQSNNSCGSKENVTICLSQGTVEEGCLISTSALSDVRESGKSTGVKESPAKSLSEDTLQEGCFTSASSDVAESEESRETKENPSNNLSPGLLKDVCSPDTAVPSDAKEANQSSGTMGNPANAELESGVSGAASISGQEESSQKIDRQKDGQAKSDPVTGEAFSDNATASARSLFVHNNHGDLNFSEPVCLSGPIASSGHIPYSGSISLRSDSSTTSTRSFAFPILQSEWNSSPVKMAKADHSHLRKHRGWRAKFSHSRCSVSNAIQKSNPRIIFKWCFQCPQQ is encoded by the exons ATGGTTAGCATGGTGGATGTAGAGAACAAGGTGGTATGGGAAGGAGAAGATGATCTTATGTCATCTATACAGAAAAAGGCTCGTGAATACTCAGATCCATCAAAGCAAATTTTTGTGGGCACTGAAGAGTCCTTTAGTGGACAGATGAATGATGGTAAATGTATGGAATATCCATTTAACATTCCTGCTGATGAAATTAAATTGGGTGAAAATGAGACAGTTTTTTGCACTGAGAAAACTGTTACTGAAATTGAACTGCCAGAGATGATAGGCTGTTATAAAGATGGTGCCTTTAACAATATAAAGGACATATGTGTTGATGAAGGGATATGTTCCCTTGAAAAGATTTTGGTGGAAAATGATGAGTCAAGCCAGCTGTTTCCTTCTAGTTTTAATTATCCCGTGGCAAGTGGAAATAGTGCTCTGAGCAAAGAAATGGCAGATGCTGCTGCAACCACTGCAGATGATTTCAAGTCTACATCACGTGAGCATGTTACTTCTGTTGACAAGGATGGAGAGGAGCAACATGCTTCTGGGAGTTTATCCAAAGTTGGAGCTAAGTTTGATACAGCTAATCCATTCTTAAGTGATATATCTGATGAGAATATCAGTCTAAAACAATACCTCCCTCTGCATGAGTTTGAAATAGACCCTAAGCAAGTGGAGCCAACCAATATTGACTGCAGCGATGATCATAAACATTCTTCTGAGAGTTTATCTGAAGTTGGAGATGAGTTTCGTTCAACTAATCCATTCTTATGTGATATACCTGATGAGACAATCAGTTTTAAGCACTTCCTCTCTCTGCAAGAGATTGAAACGGATCCCCAGCAAGTGGAGCCTACCAATTTTGACTGCAACACTGAGCAACTGGCTGATCGTCAAAAATTTAATCAG GGTGCACTGGAAGAGGAGTGCTTTATAACCACAGCTGTGCCATCTGATGCCAGACAATCCAACAACAGCTGTGGGTCCAAGGAAAATGTTACTATTTGTTTATCACAGGGCACAGTGGAAGAGGGGTGCTTGATATCCACATCTGCTTTATCTGATGTCAGAGAGTCTGGGAAGAGCACTGGGGTCAAGGAAAGTCCTGCTAAAAGTTTGTCAGAGGATACATTGCAAGAGGGCTGCTTCACATCGGCTTCATCTGATGTCGCTGAGTCTGAGGAAAGCAGGGAAACCAAGGAAAATCCCAGTAACAATTTATCACCGGGTCTGTTAAAAGATGTTTGCTCTCCGGATACAGCTGTGCCATCTGATGCCAAAGAGGCCAACCAAAGCAGTGGGACCATGGGAAATCCTGCTAATGCTGAGTTGGAAAGTGGAGTCTCCGGAGCAGCATCCATAAGTGGCCAGGAGGAGAGCAGCCAGAAAATAGACCGGCAGAAAGATGGACAGGCTAAAAGTGATCCGGTAACTGGTGAGGCATTTTCTGATAATGCTACTGCCTCAGCTCGAAGTttgtttgttcataataatcatGGAGACTTAAACTTCTCCGAGCCTGTTTGCTTGTCAGGCCCAATTGCATCATCAGGGCATATACCATATTCAGGTAGCATTTCTCTTCGGTCTGATAGTAGCACAACCAGCACACGTTCCTTTGCATTTCCCAT ACTACAGTCAGAGTGGAACAGCAGCCCGGTCAAAATGGCAAAAGCAGATCATAGTCATTTGAGGAAGCACCGAGGTTGGAGG GCCAAATTTTCTCACTCCAGATGTTCAGTCTCTAATGCTATCCAGAAGTCTAATCCAAGAATAATCTTCAAATGGTGCTTCCAATGTCCCCAGCagtaa